The segment CGAACCACCCAGCGTGGCGATGAACGAAGAGGCATACGGAGCCCTGCGCGCCTCGCACGCCCTGTGGGCCGGCACCTCTGTGCTGATCACCGACCGGCGAGGACGGGTCCTGCTTCAGAGCGTGACCTACCGGCCCACCCGTCTGCTAACCGGGGGCGCCGTCGACAAGGGCGAGTCCCCCGCTCAGGGCGCCACCCGCGAGATGGAAGAAGAGCTCGGCGTCCTGGCGCCCGTCACCTGCGGGCTGGCCGTCGACTGGGTCTCCCCCACCGGCCGCACCACGCCGCCCGCCATGCGGTTCCCCGGCGAGCTCTTGCACGTCTTCGACGGCGGCGTCTGGGACGAGGACCAGATCGCGGCGATCCGGCCCCGCCCGGGCGAGATCGACGGCATCGACTTCGTCGAGCCCGCTGAGCTGCCCGCTCTGATGTCTCCCGGCGACGCCCGACGGGCCCTGTCCGCGCTCCGCGCCCGCATCAACGGCGGCGGCCCCGCATTCCTGGAGGACGGGCTCCCCATCGCCCCCACCGTCCTGGACCGGGTCGGCGTTCTGCGTACCGCCCGAGCCCGCCACCACTTCCCCTTCCACCACGCCCGCCGCGTCCCCGACGGCCTCGCGGTCCGCCAGTCCTGGGCCTGGGCCTTCGCCCCGGACGGGCGCGTCCTCGTGCTCCTCGAACCGGACACCGGCGCAGCGTGCCTGCCCGGCGGCACTCCAGAACCCGAGGACCGCGCAGACCCCGAGACCACGTTGATCCGTGAAGCGCGCGAGGAGGCCGCCGCCGAGCTGACCGGCATCCGGTACCTCGGATACCTGTCCGACCCCGGCGACCCCTGCGCGCGCGT is part of the Streptomyces sp. NBC_01216 genome and harbors:
- a CDS encoding NUDIX domain-containing protein, translated to MNEEAYGALRASHALWAGTSVLITDRRGRVLLQSVTYRPTRLLTGGAVDKGESPAQGATREMEEELGVLAPVTCGLAVDWVSPTGRTTPPAMRFPGELLHVFDGGVWDEDQIAAIRPRPGEIDGIDFVEPAELPALMSPGDARRALSALRARINGGGPAFLEDGLPIAPTVLDRVGVLRTARARHHFPFHHARRVPDGLAVRQSWAWAFAPDGRVLVLLEPDTGAACLPGGTPEPEDRADPETTLIREAREEAAAELTGIRYLGYLSDPGDPCARVRYAAALTSLGSTTADPATGRTYVRILATPEQAVEFFDWGLPAAEQLQAVHQARVILGIPRAGRQPVTEVSAPIAW